In Elusimicrobiota bacterium, a single genomic region encodes these proteins:
- a CDS encoding HAMP domain-containing histidine kinase, translating to MKIREKLALYASAMVMAVLFLTGFLLYMAEKRELGSQQENHRWSTVHHLVRVCEDALSEGDDSVSGAYAGALPGTGRLAYSPLLVNYAKSLLDLEPLRGVELLGLDGDILFHSDMTSGDSLHLIEKELRGAVPKAVLEISSPTKRLSQLEGRAVLQYLVPVNRKGRRAAVLEVDYDAAASAESMRRALKALLRRFLMVGALCLAAGLLGSALLAFHFTRTLGKLVEGARRIGEGELSYKIQTERRDELGQVSWEFNRMGGRLAELDQMKKTFFHTITHDLKSPLHVISGYVTLLLESDQLAESEKARLKIVQESARRLNQMIKSILDVARMEAGHISLRRRDLRVKDLIDELRPQFSVIAADYGVALALSVPEGLPLVKADAAQIQRVLENLVSKALKFSPDGGVVAVEAMARGDGFVEVRVQDQGPGIPPDKLSRLFSIFSQVEETKGLARERGTGLGLVICKQLVEAHGGRIGVESQWKKGSVFFFTLPVTGGPGAG from the coding sequence ATGAAAATCCGGGAGAAGCTCGCGCTTTACGCCTCGGCCATGGTCATGGCCGTGCTTTTCCTGACCGGGTTTCTCCTCTATATGGCCGAGAAAAGGGAGCTCGGGAGCCAGCAGGAAAACCATCGCTGGAGCACGGTCCATCATTTGGTTCGGGTCTGCGAGGACGCCCTGTCGGAAGGGGACGACTCCGTGTCCGGCGCCTACGCCGGCGCGCTCCCTGGGACTGGGCGACTGGCCTACTCTCCCCTCCTCGTCAACTACGCCAAGAGCCTGCTCGACCTTGAACCTTTGCGCGGCGTCGAGCTCCTAGGGCTCGATGGGGATATTCTCTTCCATAGCGATATGACCAGCGGCGACAGCTTGCATCTGATCGAGAAGGAATTGAGGGGAGCGGTTCCCAAGGCGGTTCTGGAGATATCCTCGCCCACGAAGCGCCTCAGTCAGCTTGAAGGCCGCGCGGTCCTCCAATACTTGGTTCCCGTCAACAGAAAGGGACGGCGCGCCGCGGTTCTCGAGGTGGACTACGACGCGGCGGCCAGCGCCGAGTCTATGCGCCGGGCTCTTAAGGCCTTGCTGCGGCGATTCCTCATGGTGGGGGCGTTGTGCCTGGCGGCCGGGCTCCTGGGCTCGGCTCTCCTGGCTTTCCACTTCACGCGCACCCTCGGCAAGCTCGTGGAGGGCGCGCGGCGCATCGGGGAGGGAGAGCTCTCATATAAGATACAGACCGAGCGCCGTGACGAGTTGGGGCAGGTCTCTTGGGAATTCAACCGGATGGGCGGGCGCTTGGCCGAGCTCGACCAAATGAAGAAAACTTTCTTCCACACCATCACCCATGACTTGAAGAGCCCTCTCCACGTCATCAGCGGCTACGTGACTCTCCTCCTCGAGTCGGACCAGTTGGCCGAGAGCGAGAAAGCCAGACTCAAAATCGTGCAGGAAAGCGCCCGCCGCCTCAACCAGATGATCAAGAGCATCCTCGACGTGGCTCGCATGGAGGCGGGGCACATCTCGCTGCGGCGCCGGGACCTGCGCGTCAAGGATTTGATCGATGAGCTTCGCCCCCAGTTCTCGGTCATCGCGGCCGATTACGGAGTGGCGCTCGCCCTCTCCGTCCCCGAGGGCTTGCCCCTGGTCAAGGCCGACGCGGCGCAGATTCAGCGGGTGCTGGAGAACCTCGTCTCCAAGGCCCTTAAGTTCTCTCCGGATGGGGGCGTGGTGGCGGTGGAGGCCATGGCGCGAGGGGACGGCTTCGTGGAGGTGAGGGTCCAGGATCAGGGTCCGGGGATCCCGCCGGACAAGCTCTCCCGGCTCTTCTCGATTTTTTCCCAAGTGGAGGAAACCAAGGGCTTGGCCCGCGAGAGGGGGACGGGCCTGGGCCTTGTCATCTGCAAGCAGCTCGTGGAGGCCCACGGCGGGCGGATCGGCGTGGAGAGCCAGTGGAAGAAGGGAAGCGTCTTCTTTTTCACCTTGCCCGTCACGGGCGGCCCGGGCGCCGGCTAG
- a CDS encoding alpha/beta hydrolase — MPNTNTISIWTNDSPRLHLLCHEADGLPILLAHGMAGNAHWWDPVAPFLAEGLKPVALDFHGHGDSQWHPEGRYDTELFVENIEEARHALGWTRMILAGHSLGARVALEYARRRPERLLGLIAVDFLPELHPAGARRFERARSRPQPLYSDAEAMLDNFRLQPRGTLLGKEGLRRLAAHSLRKTNEGFTWKFDWKAFLYRYEPIWPALPQIRVPSLVVRGENSAVLSREEFARVARDMPRARAAEIPRAHHHVTLDAPEGLAREMLRFARELGVS; from the coding sequence ATGCCTAACACGAACACGATTTCCATCTGGACCAACGATAGCCCGCGCCTGCATCTCTTGTGCCACGAGGCAGACGGCCTTCCCATCCTTTTGGCCCACGGCATGGCAGGGAACGCCCACTGGTGGGACCCCGTCGCCCCCTTCCTGGCCGAGGGCTTGAAGCCCGTGGCCTTGGACTTCCATGGCCATGGCGACAGCCAATGGCACCCGGAAGGGCGCTACGACACGGAGCTATTCGTCGAGAACATCGAGGAGGCGCGGCACGCCCTAGGCTGGACGCGCATGATCCTGGCCGGCCATTCCCTGGGCGCCCGAGTGGCCCTGGAGTACGCCCGCCGGCGCCCCGAGCGCCTGCTGGGGCTCATCGCGGTGGATTTTCTTCCCGAGCTCCACCCCGCCGGGGCCCGACGCTTCGAGAGGGCCCGCAGCCGCCCCCAGCCCCTCTACTCGGACGCCGAGGCCATGCTCGACAATTTCCGCCTCCAGCCGCGGGGGACGCTTCTGGGCAAAGAGGGCCTGCGCCGCCTGGCCGCGCACAGCCTGCGCAAGACCAACGAGGGATTTACCTGGAAATTCGACTGGAAGGCCTTCCTCTACCGCTACGAGCCGATTTGGCCGGCTCTGCCTCAAATCCGAGTCCCGTCCCTCGTCGTGCGCGGGGAAAACAGCGCGGTGCTCAGCCGCGAGGAATTCGCGCGAGTCGCTCGGGATATGCCCCGGGCTCGGGCCGCCGAGATCCCGCGAGCCCACCACCACGTGACCTTGGACGCGCCGGAGGGCCTGGCGCGGGAAATGCTGCGCTTTGCCCGAGAGTTGGGGGTCTCCTAG
- a CDS encoding NUDIX domain-containing protein — MKAARHFTVTGYVVRGGKTLLLHHKKLRMWLAPGGHLEEGELPEEALVREIREETGLEVEILSPKASPGPVETGVRYLHVPSHVQLEDIPNHPQHIDLVYYCLAKDGEAAFSALEHEGMRWHSPEDLARSHVRDEVRQRALEAIALAESRAPQ; from the coding sequence GTGAAAGCAGCGCGCCATTTCACTGTGACGGGCTACGTGGTACGAGGCGGAAAAACCCTCCTCCTCCACCACAAGAAGCTCCGCATGTGGCTGGCTCCGGGAGGCCACCTAGAGGAGGGAGAGCTTCCCGAGGAAGCCCTGGTTCGGGAAATCCGCGAAGAAACGGGTTTGGAGGTGGAGATCCTGTCGCCCAAGGCGAGCCCGGGACCGGTCGAGACCGGCGTGAGATACCTCCATGTGCCGAGCCATGTCCAGCTCGAGGACATCCCCAACCATCCCCAGCACATTGATTTGGTCTACTACTGCCTGGCCAAGGACGGCGAGGCCGCTTTTTCGGCTCTCGAGCACGAGGGAATGCGCTGGCACTCGCCCGAGGACCTGGCGCGGTCCCACGTCCGCGACGAGGTGCGCCAGAGGGCGCTCGAGGCTATCGCCCTGGCCGAGTCTCGAGCTCCCCAATGA
- a CDS encoding SWIB/MDM2 domain-containing protein: protein MQNSHNKGNSRSKGDTMARKPNPAFMKELKISDDLAKIVGPKPLPRTQVVKKIWAYIKKNGLQDAKNKRNINADDNLKVVFGGKKTVNMFEMTKLISKHLS, encoded by the coding sequence ATGCAAAACAGCCACAATAAGGGCAATTCTAGGTCGAAAGGAGACACTATGGCAAGAAAACCGAATCCAGCGTTCATGAAGGAACTCAAGATCAGCGATGATCTGGCCAAGATCGTGGGACCGAAGCCCCTGCCTCGGACCCAGGTGGTCAAGAAGATCTGGGCCTACATCAAGAAAAACGGCCTGCAGGACGCCAAGAACAAGAGGAACATCAACGCCGATGACAATCTCAAAGTCGTGTTCGGCGGCAAAAAAACCGTCAACATGTTCGAGATGACCAAGCTCATCAGCAAGCACCTAAGCTGA